In the genome of Nymphaea colorata isolate Beijing-Zhang1983 chromosome 9, ASM883128v2, whole genome shotgun sequence, one region contains:
- the LOC116260407 gene encoding zinc finger A20 and AN1 domain-containing stress-associated protein 1-like: MAQESWKREKDETDCKIPEGLILCVNNCGLFGSPATLNMCSKCYNESLLKKPNPPPSSTSSSSAAAAPPPPSSPSPPLSSTSPSAPQTQTTPAPPQSSSSTASSSFSPSCPLPLPSQPSTSAIETPEKGIQKPDLTTEDRPVKTSSTVFRCASCQRKVGLTGFRCRCGDLFCARHRYSDTHDCSYDYKAAGREAIARENPVIKAAKIIKI; encoded by the coding sequence ATGGCTCAAGAGAGctggaagagggagaaggatGAGACGGATTGCAAGATCCCGGAGGGTCTCATCCTTTGTGTCAATAATTGTGGCCTCTTTGGTAGCCCTGCGACCCTCAACATGTGCTCGAAGTGCTACAATGAATCCCTTCTGAAGAAACCCAATCCCCCACCATCTTCAACATCATCttcatcagcagcagcagcaccaccaccaccatcatcaccGTCACCGCCACTTTCATCTACATCACCATCAGCACCGCAGACCCAGACGACACCAGCACCACCACAATCATCATCCTCAACGGCTTCATCTTCGTTTTCACCGTCTTGTCCTTTACCTTTACCATCACAACCATCTACGTCAGCTATAGAGACGCCGGAAAAGGGTATCCAGAAGCCGGATTTGACTACGGAGGACCGCCCTGTGAAAACCAGCTCGACGGTTTTCCGGTGCGCCAGCTGCCAGAGGAAGGTGGGCTTGACCGGGTTCCGGTGCCGTTGTGGCGACCTCTTCTGCGCCCGGCACCGATACTCAGACACCCACGATTGCTCATACGATTACAAGGCTGCCGGAAGGGAGGCAATTGCAAGGGAGAACCCTGTGATTAAAGCTGCCAAGATTATCAAGATCTGa